From a single Paraburkholderia largidicola genomic region:
- a CDS encoding IS110 family transposase, which translates to MNYSGIDLHSNNSVVSVIDETDRVVAEKRLPNDLAKILAFLAPWRAGMAGVVVESTFNWYWLVDGLQTAGYVVHLANTTAIKKYDGLKHSGDETDARYLAHLLRLGILPVGTILPARLREVRDLARKRMQLVRSCTSHILAVENITARQYGTRITSNQVKRLDEHAVDQMGLPDNVALAVRANVAVITTLREQIAIVERRLQKEVARHPDYVLLTTVPGIGQTLATVIMLETGTIERFANAGNFASYARCVDSQRMSNGKKKGEGNTRNGNPYLCWAFIEAANFAMHFSTEARLFYERKKARTNSVLARKALAHKLARACFHMLKERKPFDVTRCFA; encoded by the coding sequence ATGAACTATAGCGGCATTGACCTGCATTCGAACAATAGCGTGGTGAGCGTGATCGACGAAACGGACCGCGTGGTCGCCGAAAAACGCCTGCCGAACGACCTGGCGAAGATCCTGGCGTTCCTTGCTCCATGGCGAGCCGGGATGGCCGGCGTCGTGGTCGAATCCACGTTCAACTGGTACTGGCTTGTCGACGGCCTGCAGACGGCCGGCTACGTGGTTCATCTCGCCAACACCACCGCGATCAAAAAGTACGATGGGCTCAAACATAGCGGCGACGAGACCGACGCGCGCTACCTGGCCCACCTGCTACGCCTGGGGATCCTTCCGGTGGGCACCATCCTGCCGGCGAGGCTCCGTGAGGTACGAGACCTGGCGCGCAAGCGCATGCAGCTGGTACGCAGCTGCACCAGTCACATTCTCGCCGTCGAGAACATTACAGCGCGTCAGTATGGCACGCGAATCACAAGTAATCAGGTCAAGCGACTCGACGAACACGCTGTCGATCAGATGGGCCTGCCCGACAATGTGGCGCTCGCGGTCCGCGCGAACGTCGCAGTCATCACGACGCTTCGCGAACAGATTGCTATCGTTGAAAGGCGTCTCCAGAAGGAAGTCGCGCGACATCCCGACTATGTCTTGCTGACCACGGTGCCCGGCATCGGCCAGACGCTTGCCACCGTGATCATGCTCGAAACCGGAACCATCGAGCGTTTCGCCAACGCTGGCAACTTCGCTTCCTACGCGCGGTGCGTGGACAGCCAGCGCATGAGCAACGGCAAGAAAAAGGGCGAAGGCAATACCAGGAATGGAAATCCATACCTGTGCTGGGCATTCATCGAGGCGGCCAACTTCGCGATGCACTTTAGCACCGAAGCCCGGCTGTTCTACGAACGCAAGAAAGCGAGGACGAATTCAGTGCTCGCCCGCAAGGCCCTGGCTCACAAGCTGGCCCGCGCGTGTTTCCACATGCTGAAGGAGCGAAAACCATTTGATGTGACTCGCTGCTTCGCATAA
- a CDS encoding IS110 family transposase, with the protein MPVVTVGIDLAKNVFAVHGVDEGGKAVLIKPRVSRDQLLTLIAQLPPCLIGMEACSGAHHWARMFQQYGHTVKLMAPKLVAPYRMSGKRGKNDAADAAAICEAVTRPSMRFVPLKDEHQQATLCLHRTRQGFVEERTAIYNRIRGLLSEFGVVLPQSPERLRREIPTHLDALPGWARRCISDLLEHAGNIEARLAEYDRAISEIARDDERSRRLMHLRGIGPTTASALLASLGAGHDFRNGRQVAAWIGLTPSQYSSGGKERLGAITKTGDAYLRNLLILGARSVMASLGDKQDRFSRWVRSLVERRGYWRAAVAIAAKNARMAWATLKYGDAFKALPATA; encoded by the coding sequence ATGCCCGTTGTCACCGTCGGAATCGATCTTGCCAAGAACGTCTTTGCCGTTCACGGAGTGGATGAAGGCGGCAAGGCAGTATTGATCAAACCGCGCGTCTCACGCGATCAACTGCTCACGCTGATCGCCCAGCTGCCGCCCTGTCTCATCGGCATGGAGGCATGCTCGGGAGCACATCACTGGGCGCGCATGTTCCAGCAGTACGGCCACACGGTGAAGCTGATGGCACCGAAACTCGTGGCGCCGTACCGGATGTCAGGCAAGCGTGGCAAGAACGACGCCGCCGATGCTGCGGCAATCTGTGAGGCAGTGACGCGCCCCAGCATGCGTTTCGTGCCGCTGAAGGACGAGCACCAACAGGCGACACTCTGCCTGCATCGAACACGTCAGGGTTTCGTCGAGGAACGGACCGCGATCTATAACCGCATACGTGGCTTGCTCTCCGAATTCGGCGTGGTGCTACCGCAGAGTCCGGAACGCCTACGAAGAGAGATACCCACCCATCTGGATGCATTGCCCGGCTGGGCCCGACGCTGCATCAGTGATCTGCTCGAACACGCCGGCAACATCGAAGCCCGGCTCGCCGAATACGATCGCGCAATTAGCGAAATCGCCCGAGACGATGAGCGAAGCCGACGGCTGATGCATCTGCGCGGCATTGGCCCGACCACTGCAAGCGCTTTGCTTGCGAGTCTCGGCGCCGGACATGACTTCAGAAACGGCCGCCAGGTGGCCGCATGGATCGGCCTCACGCCAAGCCAGTACAGCAGCGGAGGTAAGGAACGGCTCGGCGCCATCACGAAGACGGGAGATGCGTACCTCCGCAATCTGCTGATACTCGGAGCTCGCTCGGTGATGGCGAGTCTGGGCGACAAGCAGGACCGTTTCAGCCGCTGGGTGAGAAGTCTCGTCGAGCGTCGCGGCTACTGGCGCGCAGCCGTCGCCATCGCAGCGAAGAACGCGCGCATGGCGTGGGCGACTCTGAAATACGGGGACGCCTTCAAGGCCCTACCGGCGACCGCATGA
- a CDS encoding IS91 family transposase, with protein sequence MAHCALEVADVFRALGPAWRQSAHLNLGQLKVMSAIEQCRSAALGGHVLRCQGCARIEIAYNSCRNRHCPRCQATAARRWLQAREADLLPVEYYHVVFTLPAAISAIAYYNKAVIYGLLFDIAAETLRSIAADPKHLGAQIGATLVLHTWGSALTHHPHVHGIVPGGGLSPDRSRWVACKPGFFLPVRVLSRLFRRRFLEELEAIYRRGQLRFFGEYAELNDMAAFAGWLAPMRTCEWVVYAKRPFAGPKAVLAYLSRYTHRVAISNQRLVALDEHGVTFRWKDYRVDGRTRNKTMTLQADEFVRRFLLHVLPGGFHRIRHYGLLANPSRRENLATIRELLGAAPNSVGLSANVVSTVEVPPSFVCRHCGSPMIIIDILQRSRPIRAPPVECAHA encoded by the coding sequence GTGGCGCATTGCGCGCTCGAGGTAGCCGACGTCTTCCGCGCTCTTGGTCCAGCGTGGCGCCAATCCGCTCACCTGAACCTTGGGCAACTGAAGGTGATGTCAGCGATCGAACAGTGCCGCAGCGCGGCGCTGGGAGGGCACGTGCTGCGTTGCCAGGGATGCGCCAGGATCGAGATCGCCTACAACTCATGCCGCAACAGACATTGTCCGAGGTGTCAGGCTACCGCTGCGCGCCGGTGGCTCCAAGCGCGTGAGGCCGATCTTCTTCCCGTCGAGTACTACCACGTGGTCTTTACGCTGCCGGCTGCGATCAGCGCGATTGCGTACTACAACAAGGCCGTCATCTATGGGCTGCTGTTCGATATCGCGGCCGAAACATTGCGCAGCATCGCCGCCGATCCGAAGCATCTCGGGGCACAGATCGGTGCCACTCTCGTGCTGCATACCTGGGGCTCCGCGCTCACGCATCATCCCCATGTGCATGGCATCGTTCCCGGTGGTGGGCTGTCGCCGGACCGAAGCAGGTGGGTAGCGTGCAAGCCAGGCTTCTTCCTTCCGGTGCGCGTGCTCTCGCGCCTGTTCCGGCGACGCTTCCTCGAGGAGCTGGAAGCGATCTATCGCCGCGGCCAGTTGCGCTTCTTCGGCGAATACGCCGAGCTCAACGATATGGCAGCCTTTGCCGGGTGGCTTGCGCCAATGCGTACATGTGAGTGGGTGGTATACGCCAAACGCCCGTTTGCAGGGCCCAAAGCAGTGCTCGCCTATCTGTCACGCTATACCCACCGGGTGGCGATCTCCAACCAACGCCTGGTCGCGCTCGACGAACATGGCGTCACCTTCCGCTGGAAGGACTACCGCGTAGACGGACGCACACGCAACAAGACCATGACGCTCCAGGCAGATGAGTTCGTGCGCCGGTTCCTGCTGCACGTGCTGCCTGGCGGCTTCCACCGCATCCGCCACTACGGTCTGCTCGCGAACCCATCGCGGCGCGAGAATCTCGCGACGATACGCGAGTTGCTGGGCGCCGCGCCTAACAGTGTCGGCCTCAGTGCCAACGTCGTATCCACCGTGGAAGTACCGCCAAGCTTCGTTTGCCGGCACTGCGGTTCGCCAATGATCATCATCGACATACTCCAACGCAGCAGACCTATCCGGGCACCGCCTGTCGAGTGCGCCCACGCATGA
- a CDS encoding tyrosine-type recombinase/integrase, translated as MTTPSQGISPLRQRMMDDMRMRRLAPATQANYLRVVREFTVFLGRSPDTATVEDLRRYQLHLVDRGVSPISLNAAITGLKFFFATTLGQGELMAKMRPIYLPRTLPVILSRDEVGRLIAAASNLKHQTALAVAYGTGLRASEVVALKVGDIDSQRMTLRVEQGKGQKDRYAMLSPVLLERLRVWWRVARAQGKMLDGGWLFPGLNPIESLSTRQLNRVVHAAAEAAGIDKRVSMHTLRHSFATHLLEQKVDIRVIQVMLGHKKLETTALYAQVATDILREVVSPLDGLDPA; from the coding sequence ATGACTACCCCCAGCCAAGGCATCAGTCCGCTACGCCAGCGCATGATGGACGACATGCGCATGCGCCGCCTCGCGCCAGCCACACAAGCCAACTATCTTCGTGTGGTTCGAGAGTTCACCGTCTTTCTCGGTCGCTCGCCTGACACCGCCACCGTCGAGGACTTGCGGCGCTATCAGCTACATCTGGTTGACCGCGGTGTGTCGCCGATTTCCCTCAACGCGGCGATCACCGGATTGAAGTTCTTCTTTGCCACCACGCTCGGTCAAGGGGAGTTGATGGCGAAGATGCGTCCGATTTATCTTCCGCGTACCTTGCCCGTCATACTCAGCCGCGACGAAGTGGGGCGGCTGATCGCGGCGGCCAGTAACCTCAAGCATCAGACAGCGCTCGCAGTAGCCTATGGCACAGGACTACGTGCCAGCGAGGTGGTGGCCCTGAAGGTCGGAGACATCGACAGCCAGCGCATGACGCTGCGCGTTGAACAGGGTAAAGGTCAGAAGGACCGCTACGCGATGCTGTCCCCGGTGCTGCTTGAGCGCCTGCGGGTCTGGTGGCGAGTGGCCCGGGCCCAGGGCAAGATGCTCGACGGCGGCTGGCTGTTTCCCGGGCTCAATCCGATTGAATCGCTCAGCACCCGTCAACTCAATCGGGTGGTCCATGCGGCCGCCGAGGCCGCTGGAATCGACAAGCGTGTGTCCATGCACACCTTGCGCCATAGCTTTGCCACCCACCTACTGGAACAGAAGGTCGATATCCGCGTGATTCAGGTCATGCTTGGGCACAAGAAGCTCGAGACCACAGCGCTTTATGCCCAGGTCGCCACCGATATTCTGCGTGAAGTGGTCAGCCCTCTCGATGGTCTGGATCCTGCGTAG